The Microbacterium sp. LWH7-1.2 genome window below encodes:
- a CDS encoding DUF262 domain-containing protein, with the protein MVTATNVDATAVNTIGWLSAADWTIVVPVYQRQYRWDIGGCEQLLADIRAVADLDDRQMHFIGSILSSASGEGSDAELVLIDGQQRTTTLMLLVAALHHTVRETDPDLADQLQRVLVHSHDDARTKLRPHRAWASVFERVVLDLPLAAGEHRDSRFDDNYAFFRSQISLEEAPRIWRGLQKLEHVAITLGAGANAQQIFESLNSTGEPLRDHELIHNYVLMGLNHSEQREIEVDYWQVIEQNTGDSIAEFWRQYLVMRTGREVTVVGGRGVYDAFRHEFPRLDFEGLLHHADEWRELSRVYRILLRPNEALDAGIARHLAYLSTFGTGMYPLVMRAYRDFERGSLGRDELIDTLEMVQSLLVRRAVVGTGVDRLVARLCRAREDGAGALVSAISRITPSDERVAVALKYSELPHAAYVLGRIAGVDGAGGLDVEHIFPLAPGDGWSGDGVREWASYTDDEQNSHRALAKTIGNLTVLEEDLAVRAFDRSFPEKQALYARSAVSTTAELADLPSWGTAAIAERSTRLTGRFVEVWKRPGGPAIDDDGLTPILDAVRRRGWPPGWHREWSYVEYCGEHWEVPDVKYLFNRVFKRLWADAREAVVAYSARRGGPVYTAQSWNGQWDRLDDQHSLYMGWDSSYMLSAVQGVLEEAGLAPDVFVKYSYIGNAM; encoded by the coding sequence ATGGTCACTGCCACGAACGTCGATGCCACTGCTGTCAACACCATCGGCTGGCTCTCCGCCGCGGACTGGACGATCGTGGTCCCGGTGTATCAGCGGCAGTACCGGTGGGACATCGGCGGGTGCGAGCAGCTGCTCGCCGACATCCGTGCGGTCGCGGATCTCGACGATCGGCAGATGCACTTCATCGGATCGATCCTCTCCTCCGCGAGCGGCGAGGGGTCGGACGCGGAACTCGTGCTGATCGACGGACAGCAGCGCACGACGACGCTCATGCTGCTGGTCGCAGCTCTGCACCACACGGTGCGCGAAACGGATCCCGACCTCGCCGATCAGCTCCAGCGCGTTCTCGTCCACTCGCACGACGACGCGCGCACGAAGCTTCGTCCGCACCGGGCGTGGGCGTCGGTGTTCGAACGCGTCGTGCTCGACCTCCCGCTCGCAGCCGGGGAGCACCGCGACTCGCGGTTCGACGACAATTACGCGTTCTTCCGCAGCCAGATCAGTCTCGAGGAGGCGCCGCGCATCTGGCGGGGACTCCAGAAGCTCGAGCACGTTGCGATCACGCTCGGCGCCGGCGCCAACGCGCAGCAGATCTTCGAGAGCCTCAACTCCACCGGCGAGCCGCTGCGCGACCACGAACTCATCCACAACTACGTGCTGATGGGGCTGAATCACTCCGAGCAACGCGAGATCGAAGTCGACTACTGGCAGGTGATCGAGCAGAACACGGGCGATTCGATCGCGGAGTTCTGGCGGCAGTACCTCGTCATGCGGACCGGCCGCGAGGTGACCGTCGTCGGCGGCCGCGGCGTGTACGACGCCTTCCGCCACGAGTTCCCCCGGCTCGACTTCGAGGGCCTCCTGCATCATGCGGACGAGTGGCGCGAACTCTCCCGCGTGTACCGCATCCTGCTCCGGCCGAACGAGGCTCTGGATGCCGGTATCGCGCGCCACCTCGCCTACCTCAGCACGTTCGGCACCGGAATGTACCCGCTGGTCATGCGGGCGTACCGCGACTTCGAGCGGGGATCGCTCGGGCGCGACGAACTGATCGACACGCTCGAGATGGTGCAGTCGCTGCTCGTGCGTCGCGCTGTCGTCGGCACGGGCGTTGACCGCCTCGTCGCCCGGCTGTGCCGGGCCCGCGAGGACGGCGCAGGTGCGCTCGTGTCGGCGATCTCACGCATCACGCCGTCCGACGAGCGCGTCGCTGTCGCCCTCAAGTACTCGGAACTCCCCCACGCGGCCTACGTCCTCGGCCGCATCGCCGGGGTGGACGGAGCGGGGGGCCTCGACGTCGAGCACATCTTCCCGCTCGCCCCCGGCGACGGCTGGTCGGGCGACGGCGTCCGCGAGTGGGCGTCGTACACCGACGACGAGCAGAACAGCCATCGCGCGCTCGCGAAGACGATCGGCAACCTCACGGTTCTCGAGGAGGACCTCGCCGTCCGCGCCTTCGACCGGTCGTTCCCCGAGAAGCAGGCGCTGTACGCCCGCAGCGCCGTCTCGACCACGGCCGAGCTCGCCGACCTGCCCTCATGGGGCACGGCCGCGATCGCGGAACGATCGACGCGGCTCACCGGACGGTTCGTCGAGGTCTGGAAGCGTCCGGGCGGCCCGGCGATCGACGATGACGGCCTGACCCCGATCCTCGACGCCGTCCGCCGCCGCGGATGGCCCCCGGGCTGGCACCGCGAGTGGTCGTACGTCGAGTACTGCGGCGAGCACTGGGAGGTGCCCGACGTCAAGTACCTCTTCAACCGCGTCTTCAAGCGGCTCTGGGCGGACGCCCGAGAGGCGGTCGTCGCGTACAGCGCGCGCCGGGGCGGCCCGGTCTACACGGCGCAGTCCTGGAACGGCCAGTGGGACCGCCTCGACGACCAGCACTCGCTCTACATGGGCTGGGACTCCAGCTACATGCTGAGCGCCGTGCAAGGCGTGCTCGAAGAGGCGGGCCTGGCCCCCGACGTCTTCGTCAAGTACTCCTACATCGGCAACGCGATGTGA
- a CDS encoding DUF3145 domain-containing protein codes for MATHKARGVIFIHSAPRALCPHLEWAVGRALGRAVSFDWADQPVLTGSRRSEFYWEGAAGTGSALATAIRGWEHLRFEVTEDPTPRSDGGRWLHTPGLGIHYAQTDTAGNVVIGEDRIRYAMEIAGGDAFELQRELDVALGAAWDEELEPFRHASDDAPVVWLHKVG; via the coding sequence ATGGCGACACACAAAGCGCGTGGGGTGATCTTCATTCACTCCGCGCCAAGAGCGTTGTGCCCCCACCTCGAGTGGGCAGTCGGGCGAGCCCTCGGCCGCGCCGTCAGCTTCGACTGGGCGGATCAGCCGGTGCTGACCGGCAGCAGGCGCTCCGAGTTCTACTGGGAGGGTGCCGCGGGGACCGGGTCCGCCCTCGCCACGGCGATCCGCGGCTGGGAGCACCTGCGGTTCGAGGTCACGGAGGATCCCACCCCCCGCAGCGACGGCGGTCGCTGGCTGCACACGCCCGGTCTCGGCATCCATTACGCACAGACCGATACCGCGGGCAACGTCGTGATCGGCGAGGACCGGATCCGCTATGCGATGGAGATCGCCGGTGGCGACGCGTTCGAGCTGCAGCGCGAACTCGATGTCGCGCTGGGGGCCGCGTGGGACGAGGAGCTCGAGCCGTTCCGGCACGCGAGCGACGACGCCCCCGTCGTCTGGCTGCACAAGGTCGGCTGA
- a CDS encoding beta-ketoacyl-[acyl-carrier-protein] synthase family protein, with amino-acid sequence MSTPRIVVTGIGASTPIGGTAPESWSALLSGASGTHTIEQEWVEEYQLPVTFAAQALVRPDTVLERPVANRLDPSAQFALVAAFEAWEDAGKPEVEPERFAVDFATGIGGLQTTLAGWDTLKTKGPRRVMPMSVPMLMPNAPAAAVSMHLNARAYARTVASACASSTESLVNAFESLRAGRADVVIAGGAEAVIHPLTIAAFAAMQALSKRNDSPETASRPYSVDRDGFVMGEGAAALVLETEEHAKARGARIYGEVVGGGVTADSYHITAPEPEGLGASRAVRLALEQAGATPDEVTHINAHATSTPTGDIAEYKALLSVFGDRVHEIPVSATKGATGHLLGGTGALEAIFTLLALRERQAPPTINVSTQDPDIPLRISGSPLALGAGDQLAISNSFGFGGHNAVVAFRSV; translated from the coding sequence ATGAGCACACCCCGTATCGTCGTCACCGGCATCGGCGCGTCGACCCCGATCGGCGGCACCGCGCCCGAGAGCTGGTCGGCGCTGCTGAGCGGCGCATCCGGCACGCACACCATCGAGCAGGAATGGGTCGAGGAGTACCAGCTCCCCGTCACCTTCGCCGCGCAGGCGCTCGTCCGGCCCGACACGGTGCTGGAGCGTCCGGTCGCCAACCGCCTCGACCCGTCCGCGCAGTTCGCGCTCGTCGCCGCGTTCGAGGCGTGGGAGGACGCAGGGAAGCCGGAGGTCGAGCCGGAGCGGTTCGCCGTCGACTTCGCGACCGGCATCGGAGGCCTCCAGACGACGCTTGCCGGCTGGGACACGCTCAAGACCAAGGGTCCTCGCCGGGTCATGCCAATGAGCGTTCCGATGCTCATGCCGAACGCCCCCGCCGCCGCCGTCTCGATGCACCTGAACGCCCGCGCCTACGCGCGGACCGTCGCCTCAGCGTGCGCGTCGAGCACCGAGTCGCTCGTCAACGCCTTCGAGAGCCTTCGAGCGGGTCGCGCCGACGTCGTCATCGCCGGCGGAGCCGAGGCGGTCATCCACCCACTCACGATCGCCGCCTTCGCCGCGATGCAGGCACTGTCCAAGCGCAACGACTCCCCCGAGACCGCGTCGCGGCCGTACAGCGTCGATCGCGACGGGTTCGTCATGGGCGAAGGCGCGGCGGCCCTGGTCCTCGAGACCGAGGAGCACGCCAAGGCCCGCGGCGCGAGGATCTACGGCGAGGTCGTGGGCGGCGGCGTGACGGCCGACTCGTACCACATCACGGCCCCGGAGCCGGAGGGCCTGGGTGCTTCGCGTGCCGTCCGTCTCGCGCTCGAGCAGGCGGGTGCGACGCCCGACGAGGTCACGCACATCAACGCGCACGCCACGTCGACCCCCACCGGCGACATCGCCGAGTACAAGGCGCTGCTGAGCGTCTTCGGCGACCGCGTCCATGAGATCCCCGTCTCTGCGACGAAGGGCGCGACCGGCCACCTGCTGGGCGGCACCGGCGCGCTCGAGGCGATCTTCACGCTCCTCGCGCTGCGCGAGCGTCAGGCGCCGCCGACCATCAACGTCAGCACACAGGACCCCGACATCCCGCTGCGCATCTCGGGTTCGCCCCTCGCCCTCGGCGCCGGCGACCAGCTCGCGATCAGCAACTCGTTCGGCTTCGGCGGCCACAACGCCGTCGTCGCCTTCCGCTCGGTCTGA
- a CDS encoding acyl carrier protein produces the protein MAFTNDEVLAGLAELITDETGISADEVALEKSFTDDLDIDSISMMTIVVNAEEKFGVTIPDDEVKNLKTVGDAVTFITSNQA, from the coding sequence ATGGCATTCACCAACGACGAGGTCCTCGCGGGACTCGCGGAGCTCATCACCGACGAGACCGGTATCTCGGCCGACGAGGTCGCGCTCGAGAAGTCGTTCACCGACGACCTCGACATCGACTCGATCTCGATGATGACGATCGTCGTCAACGCCGAGGAGAAGTTCGGCGTCACCATCCCGGACGACGAGGTCAAGAACCTCAAGACCGTCGGCGACGCCGTCACCTTCATCACGTCGAACCAGGCGTAG
- a CDS encoding beta-ketoacyl-ACP synthase III: MTRSLIQPTGAAHTRIYSFGAARGEIAVPNEDLIGPIDSSDEWIRQRTGIVTRTRAVPETDAIDLATDAAREAIERSGLEPSQIDAVIVATISNPKQSPSVSAIVADRVGANPAAAYDLNAACAGFAYGVAQADALVRAGAAHYALVIGTEKLSDIVDPADRSISFLLGDGAGAAVVGPSDTPGIGPTVWGSDGSKSEAVGMNHTLKEFRDGVAPWPTLRQEGPTVFRWAVWEMVKVARQALEAAGIEASDLAAFVPHQANMRIIDEFAKQLGLPDTVLIGRDIETTGNTSAASIPLATHRLLEEHPELSGGLALQIGFGAGLVFGAQVVVLP; encoded by the coding sequence ATGACCCGCAGCCTCATCCAGCCCACCGGTGCCGCCCACACGCGCATCTATTCGTTCGGCGCCGCACGCGGCGAGATCGCGGTCCCGAACGAGGATCTCATCGGCCCGATCGACTCCAGCGACGAGTGGATCCGTCAGCGCACCGGCATCGTCACGCGCACTCGTGCGGTGCCGGAGACCGACGCGATCGATCTGGCAACGGATGCCGCCCGCGAGGCGATCGAGCGCTCGGGTCTGGAACCCTCTCAGATCGACGCCGTGATCGTCGCGACGATCAGCAACCCGAAGCAGAGCCCGTCGGTGTCGGCCATCGTCGCCGACCGCGTCGGGGCGAACCCTGCCGCTGCCTACGACCTGAACGCCGCGTGCGCCGGCTTCGCATACGGCGTGGCTCAGGCCGACGCGCTCGTGCGCGCCGGCGCCGCGCACTACGCGCTGGTCATCGGCACCGAGAAGCTCAGCGACATCGTCGATCCCGCGGATCGCAGCATCTCCTTCCTGCTCGGCGACGGAGCGGGCGCGGCCGTCGTCGGTCCCAGCGACACTCCCGGCATCGGGCCCACCGTCTGGGGCTCCGACGGCTCGAAGTCCGAGGCCGTCGGCATGAACCACACGCTGAAGGAGTTCCGGGACGGCGTCGCGCCGTGGCCGACGCTTCGCCAGGAGGGCCCTACGGTCTTCCGCTGGGCCGTCTGGGAGATGGTGAAGGTCGCGCGCCAGGCGCTCGAGGCCGCCGGGATCGAGGCATCCGATCTCGCCGCCTTCGTGCCCCACCAGGCGAACATGCGCATCATCGACGAATTCGCCAAGCAGCTCGGCCTTCCCGATACCGTGCTGATCGGCCGTGACATCGAGACGACCGGCAACACCTCGGCGGCCTCCATCCCGCTGGCCACCCACCGTCTGCTCGAGGAGCACCCCGAGCTCAGCGGCGGACTCGCGCTCCAGATCGGCTTCGGCGCCGGGCTGGTTTTCGGCGCGCAGGTCGTCGTCCTTCCCTGA
- a CDS encoding ACP S-malonyltransferase has product MRIAVFPGQGSQSPGFLTPWLESDGAADRLALYSEWSGVDLVAAGTEWDADQIRDTQVAQPLIVAASLLSWNALPDRERIGGVAGHSVGEFAAAAAAGVLSEQSALTLVGIRGRAMAEAAAAAETGMSAVIGGDEASVLARLEELGLSPANYNGGGQLVVAGALDALQALAAEPVAGTRVIPLQVAGAFHTHYMAPAVETLRAAANDHDVSDPGVTLWTNRDGSAAASGTAFVDLLVDQVASPVRWDLCMESFADAGVSGIVELSPAGTLVGLAKRALRGVPAVAVKTPADLEAATALVAADA; this is encoded by the coding sequence GTGAGAATCGCGGTCTTCCCCGGGCAGGGATCCCAGTCCCCCGGCTTCCTGACTCCCTGGCTCGAATCGGACGGCGCGGCGGATCGCCTCGCGCTGTACTCCGAGTGGTCGGGCGTCGACCTCGTCGCCGCCGGCACCGAATGGGACGCCGATCAGATACGCGACACCCAGGTGGCGCAGCCGCTCATCGTCGCAGCCAGCCTGCTGTCGTGGAACGCACTGCCCGACCGTGAACGCATCGGCGGCGTCGCCGGGCATTCGGTCGGAGAGTTCGCGGCCGCAGCGGCGGCGGGCGTGCTGAGCGAACAGTCAGCGCTCACCCTGGTCGGCATCCGCGGCCGAGCGATGGCGGAGGCGGCAGCAGCAGCCGAAACGGGCATGAGCGCCGTGATCGGCGGGGACGAGGCATCCGTCCTCGCCCGCCTCGAAGAGCTCGGCCTCTCCCCCGCGAACTACAACGGCGGCGGGCAGCTCGTCGTCGCCGGCGCACTCGACGCCCTCCAGGCTCTCGCGGCCGAGCCGGTCGCCGGCACCCGCGTGATCCCGCTGCAGGTCGCCGGCGCCTTCCACACGCACTACATGGCTCCGGCCGTCGAGACTCTCCGCGCCGCCGCGAACGATCACGACGTCTCCGATCCGGGCGTCACGCTGTGGACCAACCGCGACGGCTCCGCGGCGGCCTCGGGCACCGCATTCGTCGACCTGCTCGTCGACCAGGTCGCTTCACCGGTGCGCTGGGACCTCTGCATGGAGTCTTTCGCCGACGCCGGCGTATCCGGCATCGTGGAGCTGTCCCCCGCGGGCACGCTCGTCGGGCTCGCGAAGCGCGCGCTCCGCGGAGTCCCCGCCGTCGCCGTCAAGACGCCCGCTGACCTGGAGGCCGCCACCGCCCTGGTGGCCGCCGACGCCTGA
- a CDS encoding helix-turn-helix domain-containing protein: MDKVETLAWLRRISGDLATVTIKRLEETLPWYAEMPPARRSAVGLVAQAGITSFISWYDEPESTPWIAADIFAAAPRELLRSVSLTQTLQLIRVTVEVTEERVAGKGEHLREAILLYSREVAFAAADVYARAAEARGLWDARLEALVVDSILTGEADEELPSRIAALGWHGHGEVAVLVGTTPPQFDVDQLRRTARKLGVDVLIGVQGSRLVLVVGRAEPSAVADDAVTDLPFGEIARRLEPGFGGGYLVLGPTVPALVDASQSARAALAGFAVARAWRHAPRPVEADDLLPERALAGDPLAKLTLVERIYRPLQAHSADLVSTLWAYLDNGRSLEATARELFVHPNTVRYRLKRVSEVIGWDATGPREALILQTALILGSIGTDASRRRPPARRNPA, encoded by the coding sequence ATGGACAAGGTCGAGACGCTCGCCTGGCTGCGACGCATCTCGGGCGACCTCGCGACCGTCACCATCAAGCGCCTCGAGGAGACGCTGCCCTGGTATGCCGAGATGCCGCCGGCCCGACGCTCCGCCGTCGGGCTGGTGGCGCAGGCCGGCATCACGTCGTTCATCTCGTGGTACGACGAGCCCGAGTCGACACCGTGGATCGCCGCCGACATCTTCGCCGCCGCTCCTCGTGAGCTGCTGCGGAGCGTGAGTCTGACGCAGACGCTGCAGCTGATCCGTGTGACGGTCGAGGTGACCGAGGAGCGGGTCGCCGGCAAGGGGGAGCATCTGCGCGAGGCGATCCTGCTGTACTCGCGCGAGGTCGCCTTCGCCGCGGCGGACGTCTACGCCCGCGCGGCGGAGGCTCGCGGCCTCTGGGATGCGCGGCTCGAGGCGCTGGTCGTGGATTCCATCCTGACCGGAGAGGCCGACGAGGAGCTGCCGAGCCGCATCGCCGCCCTCGGCTGGCATGGTCACGGCGAGGTCGCGGTGCTCGTCGGCACGACTCCCCCGCAGTTCGACGTCGACCAGCTCCGGCGGACGGCGCGCAAGCTCGGCGTCGACGTGCTGATCGGCGTGCAGGGCTCCCGTCTCGTGCTGGTGGTCGGGCGCGCCGAGCCGTCGGCCGTCGCGGACGACGCGGTGACAGACCTTCCGTTCGGTGAGATCGCGCGCCGTCTCGAGCCGGGCTTCGGCGGGGGTTACCTGGTGCTCGGCCCCACGGTGCCGGCACTCGTCGACGCGAGCCAGAGCGCCCGCGCGGCCCTCGCCGGATTCGCCGTCGCGCGCGCGTGGCGCCACGCGCCCCGGCCGGTGGAGGCGGACGACCTCCTCCCCGAGCGCGCGCTCGCGGGGGATCCTCTCGCCAAGCTCACGCTGGTCGAGCGCATCTACCGACCGCTCCAGGCGCACAGCGCCGACCTCGTGTCGACGCTGTGGGCCTACCTCGACAACGGCCGGTCGCTCGAGGCGACCGCCCGCGAGCTGTTCGTGCACCCGAACACGGTGCGCTACCGGCTCAAGCGCGTGTCGGAGGTGATCGGCTGGGACGCCACCGGGCCTCGTGAGGCGCTGATCCTGCAGACGGCACTGATCCTCGGATCGATCGGAACGGATGCCTCGCGCCGTCGGCCGCCCGCACGGCGCAACCCGGCTTGA
- the aceE gene encoding pyruvate dehydrogenase (acetyl-transferring), homodimeric type, which yields MTVNDQDPYSQEPLDSDPDETSEWQESLQQLVQAKGHGRGREIMLSLLQTSHELQLNVPQVPTTDYINTIAPENEPEFPGDEELERRYRRWIRWNAAITVHRAQRPGIGVGGHISTYASSASLYEVGFNHFFRGLDDPTGGDQIFIQGHASPGIYARSFLEGRLSSEQLDGFRQEKSKAPNALPSYPHPRLMPEYWQFPTVSMGLGPINAIYQAMSNKYLTNRGIKDLSNSRVWAFLGDGEMDEVESRGQLQVAANEGLDNLTFVVNCNLQRLDGPVRGNGKIIQELESFFRGAGWNVIKVVWGSGWDELLAKDTDGALVHLMNTTPDGDFQTYRAEDGAFIREHFFGRDERTAALVKDWSDDDIWGKLRRGGLDYRKVYGAYKAATEHKGQPTVILAKTIKGYGLGHHFEGRNATHQMKKMTLQDLKYFRDSMRIPVSDAQLEENPYLPPYYNPGSNDETIQYMLERRRALGGFLPERRSHHVGLQLPGDEAYALPKKGSGTQEIATTMAFVRLLKDLLRAKDFGHRIVPIIPDEARTFGMDAFFPSAKIYNPHGQNYTSVDRELLLAYKESPQGQIVHVGINEAGAVAAFTAAGTSYATHGEPLIPVYVFYSMFGFQRTGDAQWAAGDQMARGFIIGATAGRTTLTGEGLQHADGHSLLLAATNPATLSYDPAYGYEIAHIVRSGIERMYGGNHPDPNVMYYLTVYNEPLVQPAEPEGVDVDGIVRGIHRVSTAEGEGPKAQLLASGVGVPWALEAQQLLRDDWGVQADVWSVTSWSELRRDGLAADEHNFLHPEEEPHTAYLTEKLKDAAGPVVAVSDFMHAVQDQIRPWVPNRFATLGADGFGFSDTRAAARRFFKIDGPSVAVRTLQALAEEGAVDRSLAAQAIEKYRLHDVTAGTSGNAGGES from the coding sequence GTGACTGTCAACGATCAGGATCCGTACTCGCAGGAACCCCTCGACAGCGATCCCGACGAGACCTCCGAGTGGCAGGAGTCCCTCCAGCAGCTCGTGCAGGCCAAGGGCCACGGACGTGGCCGCGAGATCATGCTGAGCCTGCTGCAGACCTCCCACGAGCTGCAGCTGAACGTTCCGCAGGTTCCCACGACGGACTACATCAATACGATCGCCCCTGAGAACGAGCCCGAGTTCCCGGGCGACGAGGAGCTCGAACGCCGTTACCGCCGGTGGATCCGCTGGAACGCCGCGATCACCGTGCACCGCGCGCAGCGGCCCGGCATCGGCGTCGGCGGGCACATCTCGACGTACGCATCGTCCGCCTCGCTGTACGAGGTCGGCTTCAACCACTTCTTCCGCGGCCTCGACGACCCGACCGGCGGCGACCAGATCTTCATCCAGGGCCACGCCTCGCCCGGCATCTACGCCCGCTCGTTCCTGGAGGGGCGCCTCAGCTCCGAGCAGCTCGACGGCTTCCGCCAGGAGAAGTCGAAGGCGCCCAACGCGCTGCCGTCATACCCGCACCCGCGCCTCATGCCCGAGTACTGGCAGTTCCCGACGGTGTCGATGGGCCTCGGCCCGATCAACGCCATCTACCAGGCGATGTCGAACAAGTACCTCACCAACCGCGGGATCAAGGATCTCTCGAACTCGCGCGTGTGGGCGTTCCTCGGCGACGGCGAGATGGATGAGGTCGAGAGCCGTGGTCAGCTGCAGGTGGCGGCCAACGAGGGCCTGGACAACCTCACCTTCGTCGTCAACTGCAACCTGCAGCGCCTCGACGGCCCGGTCCGCGGCAACGGCAAGATCATCCAGGAGCTCGAGAGCTTCTTCCGCGGTGCCGGCTGGAACGTCATCAAGGTGGTCTGGGGCTCTGGCTGGGACGAGCTGCTCGCGAAGGACACCGACGGCGCGCTCGTGCACCTCATGAACACCACCCCGGACGGCGACTTCCAGACCTACCGTGCCGAGGACGGCGCGTTCATCCGCGAGCACTTCTTCGGGCGCGACGAGCGCACGGCCGCCCTCGTGAAGGACTGGTCGGACGACGACATCTGGGGCAAGCTCCGCCGCGGCGGCCTCGACTACCGCAAGGTCTACGGCGCCTACAAGGCCGCGACCGAGCACAAGGGCCAGCCCACCGTGATCCTCGCCAAGACGATCAAGGGCTACGGCCTCGGGCATCACTTCGAGGGCCGCAACGCGACCCACCAGATGAAGAAGATGACCCTGCAGGACCTCAAGTACTTCCGCGACTCGATGCGGATCCCGGTCTCGGACGCGCAGCTCGAGGAGAACCCCTACCTGCCGCCGTACTACAACCCCGGCTCGAACGACGAGACGATCCAGTACATGCTGGAGCGCCGCCGCGCCCTGGGTGGCTTCCTCCCGGAGCGCCGCTCGCACCACGTCGGCCTGCAGCTTCCGGGCGACGAGGCGTACGCGCTGCCGAAGAAGGGCTCGGGCACGCAGGAGATCGCCACGACCATGGCGTTCGTGCGCCTGCTCAAGGACCTGCTCCGCGCGAAGGACTTCGGCCACCGCATCGTGCCGATCATCCCCGACGAGGCGCGCACCTTCGGCATGGACGCGTTCTTCCCCTCGGCCAAGATCTACAACCCGCACGGCCAGAACTACACGTCGGTCGACCGCGAGCTCCTCCTGGCCTACAAGGAGAGCCCGCAGGGGCAGATCGTCCACGTCGGCATCAACGAGGCCGGCGCGGTCGCCGCGTTCACCGCGGCGGGCACCTCGTACGCGACGCACGGCGAGCCGCTCATCCCGGTCTACGTCTTCTACTCGATGTTCGGCTTCCAGCGCACCGGCGACGCCCAGTGGGCGGCGGGCGACCAGATGGCGCGCGGCTTCATCATCGGTGCGACCGCCGGACGCACCACGCTCACCGGCGAGGGTCTCCAGCACGCCGACGGCCACTCGCTGCTCCTCGCCGCGACCAACCCGGCGACCCTGTCGTACGATCCGGCCTACGGCTACGAGATCGCACACATCGTCCGTTCGGGCATCGAGCGCATGTACGGCGGGAACCACCCCGACCCGAACGTCATGTACTACCTCACGGTGTACAACGAGCCGCTGGTGCAGCCGGCCGAGCCCGAAGGCGTGGACGTCGACGGCATCGTGCGAGGCATCCACCGCGTCTCCACCGCCGAGGGTGAGGGCCCCAAGGCCCAGCTCCTCGCGTCGGGCGTGGGCGTGCCGTGGGCGCTCGAGGCGCAGCAGCTCCTGCGCGACGACTGGGGCGTGCAGGCCGACGTCTGGTCTGTCACGTCGTGGAGCGAGCTGCGGCGCGACGGCCTGGCCGCCGACGAGCACAACTTCCTCCACCCGGAGGAGGAGCCGCACACGGCCTACCTGACCGAGAAGCTGAAGGACGCCGCAGGCCCGGTGGTCGCGGTCAGCGACTTCATGCACGCGGTGCAGGACCAGATCCGTCCGTGGGTGCCGAACCGCTTCGCGACGCTCGGTGCGGACGGCTTCGGCTTCTCCGACACACGCGCCGCGGCACGTCGCTTCTTCAAGATCGACGGCCCGTCGGTCGCGGTCCGGACGCTGCAGGCACTGGCCGAAGAGGGCGCGGTCGACCGCAGCCTCGCGGCGCAGGCCATCGAGAAGTACCGCCTGCACGACGTGACCGCCGGCACGAGCGGGAACGCGGGCGGCGAGAGCTGA